From one Microlunatus sp. Gsoil 973 genomic stretch:
- a CDS encoding Gfo/Idh/MocA family protein, with the protein MIGVKIGVIGTGQFARSFIGLWQLHPDVEEVYATDLIPERAEEHRQRYNLAGTFSDVDELLASDVDSVAIMTQRWTHGELALRALEAGKNVYSAVPMAIAAEEIEAIVAKVEETGLIYMMGETSYYNPAVVWARGKIAAGELGRVFYSEGDYVHDMENGFYAAYQYSGGDDWKKTASYPPMLYPTHAIGGVLGALPTHATSVSCIGIVDDRGDGVFDKNVSLWANEFSNMSALFELADGGAMRTNEFRRVGYWNGHESRFRFYGTESVMEQTGHGATWSVKTPGEDYAKGETLDISDLFYTHDHQLPEDFGDVDPALMQSFASGTAKVHDRSRLPVEFEGAHNGHEGSHHFLADDFVRAVTGKTQPPVNAWTAARFTLPGVVAYESAKQGGTRLPIPDFGDGPEKPSW; encoded by the coding sequence ATGATCGGCGTGAAGATCGGCGTCATCGGAACCGGACAATTCGCTCGCAGTTTCATCGGGCTCTGGCAGCTGCACCCAGATGTCGAGGAGGTGTATGCGACAGACCTGATCCCGGAACGGGCCGAGGAACACCGGCAGAGGTACAACCTGGCCGGCACCTTCTCCGACGTGGACGAGCTGCTGGCGTCCGACGTCGACTCGGTCGCGATCATGACCCAGCGCTGGACCCATGGTGAGTTGGCTCTGCGGGCCCTGGAGGCAGGCAAGAACGTCTACTCCGCGGTGCCGATGGCGATCGCGGCCGAGGAGATCGAGGCGATCGTCGCGAAGGTCGAAGAGACCGGCCTCATCTACATGATGGGGGAGACCAGCTATTACAACCCCGCCGTGGTGTGGGCCAGGGGAAAGATCGCCGCCGGCGAGCTGGGCCGGGTTTTCTACTCCGAGGGCGATTACGTCCACGACATGGAGAACGGCTTCTACGCCGCCTATCAGTACAGCGGCGGTGACGACTGGAAGAAGACCGCCAGCTACCCGCCGATGCTGTATCCCACCCACGCCATCGGCGGCGTGCTGGGCGCGTTGCCGACCCATGCCACCAGCGTCAGCTGCATCGGCATCGTCGATGACCGCGGCGACGGCGTGTTCGACAAGAACGTCTCGCTGTGGGCCAACGAGTTCTCCAACATGTCGGCGCTGTTCGAGCTGGCCGACGGTGGGGCGATGCGGACCAACGAGTTCCGTCGGGTCGGCTACTGGAATGGGCACGAGTCGAGGTTCCGCTTCTACGGCACGGAATCGGTGATGGAACAGACCGGGCACGGTGCGACCTGGAGTGTCAAGACCCCGGGTGAGGACTACGCCAAGGGTGAGACCCTCGACATCAGTGATCTCTTCTACACCCACGACCACCAGCTTCCCGAGGACTTCGGCGACGTGGATCCCGCGTTGATGCAGAGTTTCGCCTCGGGGACTGCCAAGGTTCATGATCGTTCCCGGCTGCCGGTCGAGTTCGAGGGTGCACACAACGGCCACGAGGGTTCACACCACTTCCTGGCCGACGACTTCGTCCGCGCCGTGACGGGCAAGACCCAGCCGCCGGTCAACGCCTGGACCGCCGCGCGGTTCACGCTGCCCGGTGTGGTCGCCTACGAGTCGGCCAAACAGGGAGGTACCCGGCTGCCGATCCCGGACTTCGGTGACGGCCCGGAGAAGCCGTCCTGGTGA
- a CDS encoding CrcB family protein: protein MPPYRRPGYLLIVAVGGAIGTETRFQITDAVAPAMSAPAITFVINVVGSLLLGVVLEKLALGGPDQGVRRRLRLLLGTGFLGGFTTYSTLAVDVATFLSHGDAGTGIGYGLGTVISGVLAAAVGVWLAAASHRRPSAGDR, encoded by the coding sequence GTGCCACCGTATCGGCGGCCGGGATACCTGCTGATCGTTGCGGTCGGCGGTGCGATCGGCACGGAGACCAGGTTTCAGATCACCGATGCGGTGGCGCCGGCCATGTCGGCGCCGGCGATCACCTTCGTGATCAACGTCGTCGGCAGTCTGTTGCTCGGTGTCGTGTTGGAGAAGCTCGCCCTCGGCGGACCTGATCAAGGCGTACGGCGCCGGTTGCGGTTGTTGCTCGGCACCGGCTTCCTCGGCGGCTTCACGACCTACAGCACACTGGCCGTCGACGTCGCCACATTCCTGTCCCACGGTGACGCCGGAACCGGGATCGGCTACGGGCTCGGGACGGTGATCTCCGGGGTGCTGGCAGCCGCTGTCGGCGTCTGGCTGGCGGCGGCCTCCCATCGCCGCCCGTCAGCGGGGGACCGATGA
- the crcB gene encoding fluoride efflux transporter CrcB, producing the protein MIITAVLLAVAGGVGAACRFAIDGLVRGRTSRAFPFGTMIINLSGSLLLGLLAGMVATGLPSQAQTVAGTGFLGGYTTFSSASVETLRLMQERRWAAVISNGLGMLVLSSALALLGILLGEQL; encoded by the coding sequence ATGATCATCACCGCCGTCCTACTGGCCGTCGCCGGCGGTGTCGGCGCCGCCTGCCGGTTCGCCATCGACGGCCTGGTGCGCGGCCGGACCTCCCGAGCGTTCCCGTTCGGAACCATGATCATCAATCTCAGCGGATCCCTGCTGTTGGGTCTGCTGGCCGGCATGGTCGCCACGGGGCTTCCGTCCCAGGCGCAGACCGTCGCCGGCACCGGGTTCCTCGGCGGTTACACGACCTTCAGCTCGGCATCGGTGGAGACGCTCCGCCTGATGCAGGAGCGCCGCTGGGCGGCGGTGATCAGCAACGGTCTCGGGATGCTGGTGCTCAGTTCAGCTCTGGCGTTGCTCGGCATCCTGCTCGGCGAGCAGCTGTAG